Proteins encoded by one window of Enterococcus saccharolyticus subsp. saccharolyticus:
- a CDS encoding response regulator transcription factor: protein MKILVADDDKEIVELISIYLHNEGYEPVKAYDGKEALSKVRTTPDIELLILDIMMPEVDGMQVVKTLRKESQIPIIMLTAKTTDMDKIKGLVAGADDYVTKPFNPLEVMARVKSLLRRTKMQVASAQPDVLEVSSLIINRDSHEVKTIDGKEIQLTALEFGILYLLASHPNRVFSADEIFERVWKQESVVSAKTVMVHVSHLRDKIEEATGGEKIIQTVWGVGYKIDAK from the coding sequence ATGAAAATTTTAGTCGCAGATGATGATAAAGAGATTGTTGAACTGATTAGTATCTACTTACATAATGAAGGATACGAACCAGTAAAAGCTTACGATGGGAAAGAAGCACTATCGAAAGTTCGCACAACACCAGATATTGAACTATTAATCTTGGATATTATGATGCCCGAAGTGGATGGTATGCAAGTTGTAAAAACACTTCGCAAAGAATCACAAATTCCAATCATTATGTTAACTGCCAAAACGACAGACATGGATAAAATTAAAGGATTGGTTGCTGGTGCTGATGACTATGTTACAAAACCTTTTAATCCCTTAGAAGTCATGGCTCGCGTGAAGTCGCTATTACGTCGCACAAAAATGCAAGTTGCTTCTGCCCAACCCGATGTATTAGAAGTCAGTTCGTTGATTATCAATCGTGATTCACATGAAGTAAAGACCATCGATGGGAAAGAGATTCAATTAACTGCTTTAGAATTTGGGATTTTATATTTACTTGCGTCACATCCAAATCGTGTCTTTAGCGCAGATGAAATTTTTGAGCGTGTTTGGAAACAAGAAAGTGTTGTCTCCGCAAAAACAGTTATGGTGCATGTTAGCCATTTACGCGACAAGATTGAAGAAGCAACTGGTGGCGAAAAAATCATTCAAACCGTATGGGGAGTTGGATACAAAATAGATGCAAAATAA
- a CDS encoding sensor histidine kinase has product MQNKAEKRKRITLTSKEISELFAEAIITIILLVIVNIAILMILSSIVTNTPALNEAIFESRNSFVENFDTEIFLSGKNILVPVFLVLDIAFLYWRLIRRYRQMQLRHIISELHYIAEGNYDHRIPFELRGDLNRVVSSINGLVDSTVAAIEEERKIEKSKDELITNVSHDIRTPLTSIIGYLGLIEDRQYHSEEDLLKYTHTAYVKAKQMKSLVDDLFEYTKVRQPSVPVNLIKFDMVQLVEQLAADFELEASKKGIEVQTIARPAQILMDGDTEKLVRVFNNLLTNALKYGKGATKIVIDVEKVGTEVVITVKNNGKMIPKRALDSLFDRFYRVEESRSQETGGTGLGLAIAQSIVALHGGYIYAKSSHAWTAFIIHLPVHRNKLPYPKNNG; this is encoded by the coding sequence ATGCAAAATAAAGCAGAAAAAAGAAAACGAATCACGCTTACGTCAAAAGAAATCAGTGAACTGTTTGCCGAAGCTATTATTACGATTATCCTACTGGTGATTGTAAATATTGCTATTTTGATGATTCTTTCTTCTATTGTAACAAACACACCTGCGTTAAATGAAGCAATCTTTGAATCACGTAATAGTTTCGTTGAAAATTTCGACACCGAAATCTTTTTAAGTGGAAAAAATATTTTAGTACCTGTTTTTCTAGTGTTAGACATTGCGTTTTTATATTGGCGTTTAATTCGTCGTTATCGCCAAATGCAACTACGACACATTATTAGTGAACTTCACTATATTGCAGAAGGAAATTATGATCATCGCATTCCGTTTGAATTGCGTGGCGATTTGAATCGTGTTGTAAGTAGTATTAATGGATTAGTGGATAGTACTGTGGCGGCAATTGAAGAAGAAAGAAAGATTGAAAAATCCAAAGACGAACTGATTACCAATGTTAGTCACGATATTCGAACCCCTCTAACCTCTATTATTGGGTATTTAGGATTAATCGAAGATCGACAATATCATTCAGAAGAAGATTTATTAAAATATACCCACACAGCATATGTCAAAGCCAAACAAATGAAATCGCTCGTTGATGATTTGTTCGAATATACTAAAGTCAGACAACCTAGTGTACCAGTCAATCTGATTAAATTTGATATGGTACAACTGGTGGAGCAATTAGCTGCTGATTTTGAATTAGAGGCAAGCAAAAAAGGCATCGAAGTGCAAACAATTGCGCGTCCTGCTCAAATTTTAATGGATGGAGATACGGAAAAATTAGTCCGTGTCTTTAATAACCTATTAACCAATGCTTTAAAATATGGAAAAGGTGCAACGAAAATTGTGATAGATGTCGAAAAAGTGGGAACAGAAGTAGTGATAACTGTTAAAAATAATGGCAAAATGATTCCTAAACGGGCACTTGATTCACTTTTTGATCGCTTTTATCGAGTGGAAGAATCCCGTTCACAAGAAACCGGTGGTACTGGTCTAGGATTAGCTATTGCACAAAGCATTGTTGCTTTACATGGTGGCTACATTTATGCCAAATCATCCCATGCCTGGACAGCATTTATCATTCATCTGCCAGTACATCGGAATAAACTACCGTATCCTAAGAACAACGGTTGA